The Chitinophaga flava genome has a segment encoding these proteins:
- a CDS encoding Crp/Fnr family transcriptional regulator has product MEHKIFQALIDFLQLFGNISAADQQVINTHCSYRQVKEGTVLLEEGKVARELFFISDGVLKIINTSDKGNTVTLFFLKRNQFCTILGSFTSSTPAQEGIVAACDSEVIVFRKEALEELNKKLPYFGNLVNAIIQQGLLDKIQTRNALAGEDATTRYRKFLIRQPDIALRVSLSDIASYLGITQQSLSRIRRNFH; this is encoded by the coding sequence ATGGAACATAAAATATTCCAGGCCCTCATCGACTTCCTGCAGCTCTTTGGCAACATCAGCGCTGCCGACCAGCAGGTGATAAACACCCACTGCAGCTATCGCCAGGTAAAAGAAGGGACTGTATTACTGGAAGAAGGCAAAGTGGCCAGGGAATTGTTTTTTATCAGTGACGGTGTACTTAAGATCATCAACACCAGCGATAAGGGAAACACCGTCACCCTTTTTTTCCTGAAGCGTAATCAGTTTTGTACGATACTGGGAAGTTTTACCAGCAGCACACCGGCTCAGGAAGGCATTGTTGCCGCCTGCGACAGTGAGGTGATTGTATTCAGAAAAGAAGCGCTGGAAGAATTAAATAAAAAGCTCCCTTATTTCGGAAATCTTGTGAATGCTATCATCCAGCAGGGGCTGCTGGACAAAATACAGACCCGTAATGCACTGGCAGGAGAAGATGCTACTACCCGCTATCGTAAGTTCCTGATCCGTCAACCGGACATCGCGCTACGTGTATCCCTAAGCGATATAGCTTCTTATCTGGGTATTACCCAGCAATCTCTCAGCCGTATCCGGCGCAACTTCCACTGA
- a CDS encoding SDR family oxidoreductase, with protein sequence MTAHTLAGKRVIILGGTSGIGLATAQAAAAEGAQVVIVSSNRHRIAQALQLLPAGCSGHAVDLSKEEEIKAYFGQEGAFDHLVYTAGENIRIGRLSDTDLERAREYFNIRYWGAVAAVKYGSPHIRLGGSVTLTCGIASIRPGAGWSLGASICGAMDAFCRAMAVELAPLRVNIVSPGVVKTNLWNSFSEEERTALYESVGSGLPVQRVGEAADIAQSYLYLMKQQFGTGQTLVVDGGAVLV encoded by the coding sequence ATGACAGCACATACATTAGCAGGTAAACGGGTTATTATTTTGGGTGGGACTTCCGGCATAGGTCTGGCCACCGCACAGGCAGCAGCAGCAGAAGGTGCGCAGGTGGTGATTGTTTCCAGCAACCGGCACCGGATAGCACAGGCGTTACAACTATTGCCGGCAGGCTGTTCCGGGCATGCGGTGGACCTTAGTAAGGAAGAAGAAATCAAAGCTTATTTCGGCCAGGAAGGTGCATTCGACCATCTGGTATATACCGCGGGTGAAAACATCCGTATCGGCAGGCTCTCCGACACAGACCTGGAGCGGGCGCGCGAATATTTCAACATCCGCTACTGGGGTGCTGTAGCGGCGGTCAAATATGGTTCCCCGCATATACGGCTAGGAGGCTCTGTAACACTTACCTGTGGTATTGCCAGCATCCGCCCCGGTGCAGGCTGGTCATTGGGCGCCAGTATCTGTGGTGCCATGGATGCATTCTGCCGCGCGATGGCTGTAGAACTGGCACCACTGCGGGTAAACATTGTATCTCCGGGTGTAGTGAAGACCAATCTCTGGAACAGCTTCAGTGAAGAAGAAAGGACTGCGTTGTACGAAAGTGTAGGCAGTGGCCTGCCTGTACAACGGGTAGGTGAAGCAGCAGACATCGCTCAATCCTATCTCTACCTGATGAAACAACAGTTTGGCACCGGCCAGACACTGGTGGTAGATGGTGGCGCGGTGCTGGTATAA
- a CDS encoding DHA2 family efflux MFS transporter permease subunit: MQQESLVEYGSRRVIITITAIFCALLEIVDTTIVNVALNDMRGNMGATLSEISWVITAYAIGNVIIVPMTSWLSAQFGRRNYFAASIIIFTVSSFLCGNATVMWELILFRFIQGIGGGALLVTSQTIITESYPPEKRGVAQAIYGLGVIIGPTLGPPLGGYITDNYSWPYIFYINIPIGVIATLLTLQFVRSPKYAAKKAINEIDFLGILLLAVTVGCLQFVLERGQEDDWFNDPIITLFSVTSVMALFFFIWRELTYKNPIVELRVLKNGNLRVGTILSFILGFGLYGSTFIIPLYTQSTLGWTATQSGMLMIPAALTTAFMMPIIGKLLEKGVPQQYLVALGMLLFFVYSLWGYMIITPSDTGKEAFFWMLIVRGVGMGLLFIPITTLALSSLKGQQIGQGAAFTGMMRQLGGSFGVALITTFMARQNMVHRNDLVAKLDTNNPDVMNRVNGMAHNFAAKGMDAGTALKSGYKVIDYSIAKQAAVMSYMDVFLYLGLMFLICIPFVLMVRAKKAAKLDPSAMH, encoded by the coding sequence ATGCAACAAGAATCATTGGTAGAATACGGCTCGCGCAGGGTGATCATCACGATCACCGCTATCTTCTGCGCACTGCTGGAAATCGTAGATACCACTATCGTGAATGTGGCATTGAACGACATGCGCGGTAACATGGGCGCCACACTCAGTGAAATCAGTTGGGTGATCACCGCTTACGCTATCGGTAACGTAATCATCGTACCAATGACCAGCTGGCTCTCCGCACAGTTTGGCCGCCGCAATTACTTCGCTGCCTCTATTATCATATTCACCGTTTCATCCTTCCTCTGCGGTAACGCAACGGTCATGTGGGAGCTGATCCTTTTCCGCTTCATACAAGGTATCGGGGGAGGTGCATTGCTGGTAACATCACAGACAATCATTACAGAAAGTTATCCGCCCGAAAAAAGAGGTGTTGCACAGGCCATCTATGGTCTTGGTGTGATCATCGGCCCTACGCTGGGCCCGCCGCTCGGAGGTTATATCACGGATAACTATTCCTGGCCATATATCTTCTATATCAACATCCCTATCGGTGTGATTGCCACACTGCTTACCCTGCAGTTTGTACGTAGCCCGAAATATGCTGCGAAGAAAGCCATCAATGAAATCGACTTCCTCGGCATCCTGCTGCTTGCCGTTACCGTCGGCTGTCTGCAGTTTGTACTGGAACGTGGTCAGGAAGATGACTGGTTTAACGACCCCATCATCACCCTGTTCTCTGTAACCAGCGTTATGGCTTTGTTCTTCTTTATATGGAGAGAACTCACTTACAAAAACCCGATCGTGGAATTGCGGGTACTGAAAAACGGTAACCTGCGGGTAGGTACGATACTATCATTTATCCTCGGTTTTGGTTTGTATGGTTCTACCTTCATCATCCCGCTGTATACACAAAGTACGCTGGGATGGACCGCCACACAGTCTGGTATGCTCATGATTCCGGCCGCACTGACTACCGCTTTCATGATGCCTATCATCGGTAAACTCCTGGAAAAAGGAGTACCGCAACAATACCTGGTGGCATTAGGGATGTTATTGTTCTTCGTCTATAGTTTGTGGGGATATATGATCATCACACCTTCCGATACCGGTAAAGAGGCATTCTTCTGGATGCTGATCGTACGCGGGGTAGGTATGGGTCTGCTCTTTATCCCGATTACCACACTGGCGCTGTCGTCTCTGAAAGGTCAGCAGATCGGCCAGGGCGCTGCCTTCACCGGTATGATGCGTCAGCTGGGAGGTTCCTTCGGCGTGGCCCTGATCACTACCTTCATGGCCCGTCAGAATATGGTACACCGCAACGACCTGGTGGCCAAACTGGATACCAACAACCCCGATGTGATGAACCGCGTAAATGGCATGGCACACAACTTCGCTGCCAAAGGCATGGACGCCGGTACTGCCCTCAAAAGCGGATACAAGGTAATCGACTACAGCATCGCCAAACAAGCAGCTGTAATGTCTTACATGGACGTGTTCCTCTACCTCGGACTCATGTTCCTCATCTGTATCCCCTTCGTATTGATGGTAAGAGCTAAGAAAGCTGCAAAACTCGATCCGTCTGCTATGCACTAA